The Castanea sativa cultivar Marrone di Chiusa Pesio chromosome 4, ASM4071231v1 sequence ATTCGATTGAATCAGGAATTATTGGAATAttgcaaaaacaaaatcaaagatttattagacaaaggattaattaggaaaagtttttttatatatacaagatagaaattctactataatttaaatatatatgtatatgaagtTTTCTCCTAATCTAACGAAAGTATAAGTCTTGCAAAAGCTATCCTAATCTAACGAAATCAGCTTTGCAAAAGTATCaatcctctatttttttttgtgaggatAAGTATTATTGaagttttttacttttgaagTCCCAGTATCAAAAACTATTGAAGACTTATTCACTGTATCAGTATTTAGACGTATTAGGAAATTATCTTCTAACAGTTACTGTGTTCTATTAGTGCATTATTCATCTGTTACTGTGCAGTTACTAGTCACGCaaagaatttcaaaattattagaAATAGTTCTTGTGTAGCAGTATTCACTACTATGCAAAACTATTTACTTTCACTTAATTATTCTGAATTTACTATTAAATTTTTGGCTTTTTCACTTTTGTatgccaatatatatatatatatatatatatatatatatatatatatgaaaattttacgGAGATCAATAATTCCTCCTCTTACATGAGGGGTAGGCTTCATGGTTGGTCCCATATGTGGGGCTCACCCTTCGTGTGAGAAAAATGACCAATGCTCTCAAAGTATGTAATAAATTTCCCCTATTGATATGGCATTCATATTAGTTGTAatgtagacaaaaaaaaaaaatactctgaATAATTAAgctccaaaatccaaatagaCTTTAGATAAGTTCCTACACGGCCAAATAAACTCTCTCGGTCCCATATTAGCCCCCGAAAAGCCCTTCCTTGTATTAGAAAGAATAattcttgtatcaaaaaattatctttgtATTATATTCAAGAATTTGAATGCATGCTCGAGTTTAAAGTACTATTCAAGTAAGTTTTTAAgctttcaaaaatagattttcattttcagtttttatatattgtaCCGTTATTCTATTCTTGCAATACACTTCTTACTTAATATCGATCCGTATTAATCTCTTCATCCACTCACACATATTTCGTGTCTTGGGTTGTATATGGTATCCATATTGTTCTCTTCATCCATATACCAggttctagttttttttttttttttttggtgtttattACACACCCTACAGTCTCACACACATTCAAATTGCACATAAATTGTGACTGGAAGTCATAACTTATGTGCAGTTTGAGTGTAATagtttcttattaaaaaaaaatggggttGGTTATATATAGTTGTAGTTGTTAAGCACatgcattttgtatttaaatacTTGTCTCAAAGCAGCTCAGTTTAAGCAAGGAAGTCATTTTACTCATTCcgtttctctctctgtctctctttctttctttagctCAGTTTAAGAAAAGAACTCTCTCGAAATTGAGGTGAGTATGAAAGTTCAAATCATATCAAGAAAGTTGATAAAACCAGCAACTCCAACTCCACCGCACCTGAAGAGTTTCAAATCATCATCCATAGACCAGCTTGCTCCTCAAACATATGTGCCATTTATTGTTTACTACCATGCCAATGGGGACGACAATGAAAATGATGGAAGGAGGAAGCGTTTGCAGAAATCACTTTCAGAAATCTTAACCCTCTATTACCCTTTAGCTGGTAGATACATCAAAGATAAGCAACTAGTTGACTGTAATGATGAGGGGGTGGAATACTTGGAAGTCCAAGTAAGTGGCAAGCTTGATCAAATTCTCCAAGGAGAACTCAAACCTGAGCTGTTGAATCCTCTTGTTCCGAATGCAATGCCCTCTGCAACTACTCCTTTAGCATTTGTTCAAGTCAACATGTTTGATTGCAGAGGCCTAGCCATTGTGTTGCTCTTTGCGCATTTCATAGCCGATGGAATTTCAGCGACTACGTTTTTCAATGCATGGGCTACATCATGCAAAGCTGGAAGGATCAATGAAGTGATTCACCCAAGATTCGACCTCGCTTCTTTCTTCCCACCAAAAGAAAATGTTATACCTGCAAAGCCCCCTAAGAATCGTGGAGCTCCAATCATCGCGAGAAGGTTTGTGTTCAATGGGGCTGCAATAACAAGCCTAAAAGCCATTGCCAAAGGTGGTGCTTGTGATTCTGATCAATTACTAACAAAACGCCAGCCTTCACGGGTAATGGTAGTGACAGCATTAATATGGAAGGCTCTCATTGCTGTGGCTCAAGCTAAACATGGGCACTTTAGGGCCTCTATTTTGTGTCATTCACTGAACCTGCGCAAAAGGACAGCTCTGCCAATACCAGATAACTCCTTTGGAAATTTCTACATGCTGGCAAATGCTCGATTTGGTGGAGATAGAGAAGGCAATGTGGAGTTGCATGAATTGGTGGGTTCACTTCATGATTCAATAAGGAATGTGCTTGATGACTGTAAAAAACCACAAAATGGGGATGATTTGGTTTCCATGATGACTAACTCCTTGAGAGAGGTTGATGAAGAACTTGAAAGAGGTGAGACCGATATATTTATGTTCACTAGCTGGTGCCGATTCTGTGTGTATGAAGCGGATTTTGGTTGGGGAAAGCCTACTTGGTTGAGCAGTATAGCCGTTCCTATAGAAATGGTTGGTCTGCAAGACACCAAAGATGGTGATGGAATTGAGGCATGGGTGAGTTTGCACGAAAAAGCTATGCTTCTATTTCAGAATTATCCACAGATTAAAGCCTTTACCTCCCAAATCTAGCTGCGTGCTCAATTTAGTGCTTACTTTTAATATGTTCGACTAAAAGTAAGAATAAATTTCAAGTAATGTTTATATTACATTTCTTATGTTCTAAATATATGTGTGTTAGGTGAGAGAACGGCACAAACATTTCAGAAATTAATTAGTATGAATTTGTGCTTAGTAAGATTTTTCTTATGGTCCGAGTTTAATTAGCATGTTGGAATTTGGATTCTCATAGGGTATATTACTCTGGAAGATTGACATTAATTATTTGGTTAGCTTTTTTTAACAATGACGGCTTGTCTgattcaaatataaatatattgtatttgattcaaatataaatatattgcaaTCAATCCTTCCCTTCATCTTCTCCTAATACACCGAATTTTTCACACCCAGACTTTTGTATTTATGGGGGCCTAGTGAGATGCATGATTGAGTGAAAAaatctattctttttctttttttcttttttttgttggtgcCAGCGCTGCTCAAAAGAAAAGGGGTGCTTAATTATTTCTCCCAGTGTGTTACACACACGGTGTGTTTTTACCCACCGTGTGTAACACACTCGAGctttttttccaaaagaaaactACTTTTAGACTTTCCACTCGACGCAAAACACAAGAAATAGACGAAGGACTAGTCCATTGAATTCTTCATCAACGAAGAATAGAAATTATAAAGCTGCAAAATTATTCTTATCTGTTGATGAGAGACGTTTCACAGTTGAGGTGAGAAATGAAGGTCCAAATTGTATCAAGAAAGTTGGTAAAACCATCAACTCCAACCCCACCTCACCTTAGGAGTTTCAAAACATCATCGATAGACCAACTTGCTCCTCAAGCATATGTACCCATTTTTTTGTACTACCATGCCAGCAATGGAGACGAAATTGATGGAAAGAGGAAGCGTTTGGAGAAATCACTTTCAGAAATCTTAACCCTCTATTACCCTTTAGCTGGGAGATACATCAATGATAATAAAGTAGTTGATTGTAATGATGAAGGGGTGGAATACTTGGAAGCCCAAGTAAGTGGTCAGCTTGCTCAACTTCTCCAAGAAGAAGTGATCAAACTTGAGCTGTTGAATAATCTTGCTCCCTTTGCAATGGTATCAGCAAATACTCCTTTAGCACTTGTTCAAGTCAACATATTTGAGTGCGGTGGTCTAGTCATTGGGTTTCTCTTTTCGCATATTATAGCTGATGGAATTGCAGCCACTACATTCCTCAATGCATGGGCTACAACATGTTGTATAGCAGGGATCAATGGAGTGATTCGCCCGAGTTTAGACCTGGCTTCTTTTTTCCCACCAAAAGAGAATATAGCTGTTGTACGCCCCAAGAATCTTGGAGCTCTAATCATCACCAGAAGGTTTGTGTTCAATGGGGCAGCAATCACAAGCCTAAAAGCCATTGCCAAAGGTGGTGCTTGTGATTCTGAATCATTAACAAAACAACCTTCACGGGTAATGGTGGTGACAGCATTAATATGGAAGGCTCTCATTGCTGTGGAACAAGCTAAACATGGGCACTTGAGGCCCTCTATTTTGTGTCATTCATTGAGCCTGCGCGGAAGGACAGCTCTGCCAATACCAGAGAACTCATTTGGGAACCTCTACATGATGGCCAAAGCTCGATTTGGTGGAGAGTGTGGAGACAGTGAGAGCAAGATGGAGTTGCATGAATTGGTGGGATTGCTTGATGATTCACTAAGGAATGTTCTTGCTGACTGCAAGAAACCGCAAAGCGGGGATGATTTGGTTTCCATGATCACCAACTCCTCAAGAGAAATCAGTGAAGAACTTGAAAGAGGTGAGACTGATGTCTTTATTTTCAGTAGCTGGTGTCGGTTCCTCTGTATGAAGTGGATTTTGGTTGGGGAAAACCTATTTGGGTGAGCAATAGACCTAAACCTGTGGAAATAGTTAATCTGATGGACACAAAAGATGGTGATGTAATTGAGGCATGGGTGCACCTGAATGAAAAAGACATGCTTCTGTTTCAAACTCATCCGGACATTACAGCCTTCACCTCCCACCAAATCTAGCTGAATCTCTCAATTTGATTTCTGTAAGAATAAATTTCAGGatatgtttttgttaagtttctTATGGTCTGAGTATATGTATGTTAGATGAGAGAAAGGACCAAGCAAATCAGTATGCTGGGCTCTTGATTAATTAGTATGAATTTGTGCCTAGTATTTATTCATGTtggaatttcaattttcaaagggaaaataagtaaataactcTGCAAGATTGACCATAATTAGTTATTTATGTTTAGGTTTTTTCAACTAAGATGGCTCGTGTGATTCAGATAGAAATCGATTAttgcatatgatttttttttcacgcCCATCACTTTTGTATTGATTGAGGGCTGGTGAGATAGAATGATTCTGAATGAAAaatcttattcctttttttgggTGCCAGCACTGCTCAAAAGTAAACTACTTTTAGGACTAGTCCATTGAATTCTTCATCAATGAAGAATAGAAATGGAGCTGCAAAATTATTCCATTCTTGTAGTCATATTATGATCAATGGTAGCTCTTCTTGGCCTTGAAATATTTTTCTCTAGCCTGCATTTGTGcaaaaacttcaaaaattaaaaatagtcaCCTGCTCTTCAAGACCATgctatatgattttattttatttttatatggcTTTAACTCAAACAATTTTCATTATTCCCAATCTCATACAATCAAACACCCCTTTTCCCCAAATCAATTTCATCAACGGATCTGAGTAGTGATTCCTTAATTTAGGCATATGATTTGAAGTCTCAAACCAAAATTAACAAGTTATTTGAAAAGTATTGTGTAGGTATGATTAGAACAGTTCGAGATGGACGAAGTGGGTTGTTAAAAAATAACTGTATTGCAAGaacaaaaatgtgtaaaagattatatatatatatatatatatatatatatatatattggtggGATTGCCCATTGAATCTTCCAAACTTTTcctcatgcttttttttttatagaagtttTAAGAAAATTCAAACCCAATTGACTAGTATAGGAAAGTATAAAAgctactacaaattttattacaaactgcttacaatttaataataaatgtaaATGTTTGACTTCAACAaccttgtaagtgcacaattacacttggccccaagaacagttacgggctcaggcccaatgagccttaaacaatatgaatttgtagagtgtgggcttgaaacccaggttagaagtgtgtgaggattaaatgacaagccaaagattacaaacactcaaaaacagctgggaatattgtaaatcaacctcctcggacgtaagccaagagttgttcttatattatatcttcctcttttttcttttctttttagattacaaagtaGTCCGTCCCCATTTtcagttctaggttgctccttaaatactcttctttttgatactttgtacacgtgttgccccgactcccccttagcctagatatttcttttctcagtgcctttgaatagtaatcagaagtttcccttccactgttcaggtgtcacttccccattaatgcggccagggtggtaggtgcagggtctttaatgcggatgtggcagcctttatccttggtatttctctagcatcgatgtttctaggacattcaagggttcacccccttttaccattggtcttcaccgtgtcattccctaacctttacaatgaagtcccggaatctccgatgtccgtccgaggggaaaaatcaTCCCCGGCTGTactctcggatcctcggcgtatgggccgacccatagcactaacaagttctaaacccaggagcaggtcggccttccttagcatggcccaaaggcccatatacccatcagggtctttttactccccacaatagcccctcaaaactctaattttcgacgtccgaggagaaaaatagggttttgatctgacgagaacctactccacacactttgtgagtgatggcacgtatgaaaatcgtttcgcgtcccagaagatgccacttggcggttttattttcaaaaacgcgcgcatttattactgcaagttacactttgtcccccacgttcaatggcgagatgggcatccaacggccctcgttactccacgaaaatttgagcgggataaacataatttcgaggccgcttttccgcacgccatgacgcttcgggaacctgcgccttcatttaattccccaggggttaatcccatcaaaacatcagccatcatactttacctgcagaaaaccgtggaaatttgcacaccttcaactttgtaagtttttgttctttctattcttaaccgTTTCTCCTCGGTCCTTGTCCTCGGCTCTCACTATAAGCATTCTCCCTCTTAAAGTTTAATCTttcgttcctctgtaatgggaagattcaagtgtctagttgataccgccgctaggatggaaggctttagggctaagtaccgtattcccagcgacgtaggtctagaatattgtccggcggaagccgtggccaattctaggaaagagggagaggttatcatcccaataatagcctttatagagggtaggatgaccctcccaatgaaacctgtaactagggagtaccttcgcaaccaccggttgtgtcccgatcagtgcctcccaaacgtttttagagttttgggtagcgtcgatgctctaaacgagcaaatgggtctaaacctctcctggcatgatgtcgtttttctgtacgagtcccataaactctccaatgtaggttactacattaaatcccgttCTAGTGTtattaggttaatctcctgtctgcccaaatccaacaaaggcatgaaggacgaccacctgatcgtctctgggaactggcacgacggcctccactgcccagttgagtggggggacccaggtgcgatgccataggattaatctccccacaacacaacttcctctaacacacacaaaaatgagtATTCATAATTACTTAAACTTATTacatatctgtgtgaatctgaccaggcttgtttgttttgacgtcttttttgcagataagcaacacgtgcgcccttgtttgagtcactgtaacatcgcagacctaaaccgagtacttcgctccgaggtgttcgttaacgaagacttacaactcagggctgctcatctcattctggggtacactcccatatcctcggacttccaggagatagagaatgccataattgcgggtgaccgaagacgaaggagaataaacgtagcccggccccactttttggacgaccgcgaGCTCCCTGACGCCCCccacaccgttttgtacaaccaacccatagcggcaattcccctcgccgtgcactctcaggcaactatTATTCCAGAAGAGCAAGTGTCTTCTTTGCATACACTAGACGAGGAGATTGATCAATTCCATtttgaagacaccgagagacctcgagggaatcagttcatcgtactttccgacgaggaggaagaagccaccgaggcctctggaattgcagggtttgtagttgccctacccgaggacgaatccgaggaaGATATAGgcaggatgaagggtctcctaaccaatagagctgcgaaggttatggagaaaaagacggggacgtcccaagttcccccatctttgccacctccccctcctccagctgagccaaaacttccaaccaaggatcccaagaagaagagaaagggggatattgaggggacgatcagtaaggaccccaagaaaccacgacaacaactcccaccggttcagcagcagaagctggacaaaggcaagggtagggcccgctcagtcgaaagtggggaaatcagggacgaggccgaagtgcgccgagcaccaacCATCTGGTCCCCcgacttaagactggacggcgcacccatctcctgccaatccagtataagggcggttcaacaaggccatgctcaccacttggccgaagtgttggagcgccctcttctgttgcccaaggacatggagaccttggaaaaaatgagccagccacaactattcctctctttaaaaagg is a genomic window containing:
- the LOC142631001 gene encoding acetyl-CoA-benzylalcohol acetyltransferase-like; translated protein: MKVQIISRKLIKPATPTPPHLKSFKSSSIDQLAPQTYVPFIVYYHANGDDNENDGRRKRLQKSLSEILTLYYPLAGRYIKDKQLVDCNDEGVEYLEVQVSGKLDQILQGELKPELLNPLVPNAMPSATTPLAFVQVNMFDCRGLAIVLLFAHFIADGISATTFFNAWATSCKAGRINEVIHPRFDLASFFPPKENVIPAKPPKNRGAPIIARRFVFNGAAITSLKAIAKGGACDSDQLLTKRQPSRVMVVTALIWKALIAVAQAKHGHFRASILCHSLNLRKRTALPIPDNSFGNFYMLANARFGGDREGNVELHELVGSLHDSIRNVLDDCKKPQNGDDLVSMMTNSLREVDEELERGETDIFMFTSWCRFCVYEADFGWGKPTWLSSIAVPIEMVGLQDTKDGDGIEAWVSLHEKAMLLFQNYPQIKAFTSQI